From Pseudovibrio sp. Tun.PSC04-5.I4, a single genomic window includes:
- a CDS encoding IS5 family transposase, which translates to MDNSTGVKIFGAGEWQETKHGTRIKRRTWRKIHLGLDLNTGEIVCSELTEDTVADPAVVPDLLDQVEGPVATFLGDGAYDGFTTRQEIAKRYDGVEIIIPPPKTAIPGPQAATAPTARDRDILAIQKNGRMSWQKQTGYGRRSRGETLMGRFKQVIGTTLRSRKLNNQRTEAKLGVAVLNTMTALGRAAFKKVSA; encoded by the coding sequence ATTGACAATAGTACAGGCGTTAAGATCTTTGGTGCCGGAGAATGGCAGGAAACCAAGCATGGAACCAGGATAAAGCGCAGAACTTGGCGCAAAATTCACCTTGGCCTTGATCTAAATACCGGCGAAATCGTATGTTCTGAACTGACTGAGGATACGGTTGCCGATCCAGCCGTTGTGCCGGATCTGTTGGATCAGGTTGAGGGTCCGGTGGCAACGTTTTTAGGGGATGGCGCTTATGATGGCTTCACGACACGACAGGAAATAGCAAAGCGCTATGACGGTGTTGAGATCATCATTCCACCTCCCAAAACAGCTATCCCCGGCCCACAGGCTGCCACCGCCCCCACTGCTCGCGACCGGGATATTCTTGCCATTCAAAAGAACGGCAGGATGTCTTGGCAAAAGCAAACCGGATATGGTCGAAGGTCTCGAGGCGAAACCTTGATGGGCCGCTTTAAGCAGGTGATCGGGACCACGCTCAGGTCACGAAAGCTGAACAATCAGAGGACAGAGGCAAAACTTGGCGTCGCCGTCCTCAACACAATGACCGCCCTCGGACGCGCTGCGTTCAAGAAGGTTTCTGCATGA
- a CDS encoding DDE-type integrase/transposase/recombinase — protein MVLTDWLSITPAVGLACRPSNHDPSGQARDWSSRTHGLITFSIHSTTFWSGSKAAKRFFKKLVKKYDEPRVVVTNKLRSYTKLVKTLAPKADHRAHKGLNNSIENFPLISIVTQDLMPLPFGPTIMLKWQLRICSM, from the coding sequence GTGGTTTTAACCGATTGGCTGTCGATCACTCCCGCTGTTGGGCTGGCCTGCCGCCCTTCCAATCACGATCCATCTGGACAAGCAAGAGATTGGTCGTCTCGAACCCATGGACTAATAACCTTTTCAATTCATTCAACTACTTTTTGGTCAGGCTCTAAGGCAGCGAAACGTTTCTTTAAGAAACTGGTCAAGAAATATGACGAGCCTCGGGTCGTTGTGACAAATAAACTGCGAAGTTACACCAAACTGGTCAAAACCCTCGCCCCTAAAGCAGACCACCGCGCCCACAAGGGTTTGAATAACAGCATAGAAAACTTTCCTCTCATTTCTATCGTCACGCAAGATCTAATGCCTTTACCCTTTGGGCCGACTATAATGCTGAAATGGCAGCTTAGAATCTGCTCAATGTGA
- a CDS encoding class I SAM-dependent methyltransferase, which translates to MDQKINYYKINDKIISSIYDIWERGESYGDSVTPSTWASAYRRMMVELLCRYSSNKDANILSLGCGNATVEGELVSLGYNISGLDLNHEALGYAAQKGIATIEGDFYDFLPEVKFDIVYADGFFGHLWNVDQNARNIYQRISNFMLKPNGTIIVSNDAPRFSEKALQKHPNVPDFYFMSGHYLASEAKSVGLQNIEVNTFFYHRPVSGACPRTIVVSKWT; encoded by the coding sequence ATGGATCAGAAAATTAATTATTATAAGATTAATGATAAAATCATATCCTCCATTTATGACATTTGGGAGCGTGGCGAAAGCTATGGCGACAGCGTCACCCCATCCACTTGGGCAAGTGCCTATCGCCGCATGATGGTGGAACTCCTATGTCGCTACTCGTCAAACAAAGACGCAAATATATTGTCTCTAGGATGTGGCAACGCCACCGTTGAAGGTGAATTAGTCAGTCTTGGTTACAATATAAGCGGTCTCGACTTGAACCATGAAGCGCTAGGTTATGCCGCTCAGAAAGGGATCGCTACGATTGAGGGGGATTTTTATGATTTTTTACCAGAAGTAAAGTTTGACATCGTCTATGCAGATGGTTTTTTTGGTCACCTTTGGAACGTCGATCAAAACGCTCGCAATATTTATCAACGTATAAGTAACTTCATGTTGAAACCAAATGGAACGATCATTGTTTCCAACGACGCACCACGGTTTTCGGAGAAGGCTTTACAAAAGCATCCAAATGTACCTGATTTCTACTTTATGTCAGGGCATTACCTTGCAAGCGAAGCAAAATCTGTTGGCCTTCAGAACATTGAAGTAAATACGTTCTTCTATCACCGTCCTGTATCCGGAGCCTGTCCACGCACTATCGTAGTGTCAAAGTGGACCTAA
- a CDS encoding IS66 family transposase, translated as MNQSLNSLPDDPVLLKAMVLALQGKVESLQANEQAHLVLITWFKQALAKLRRQRFGASSEKIDREIAQLELALENLETAHPCQEPEDEQLPVPELATSTLEEPPKPTRGKPRVRSDVERERVTLQSPKACPECGGELRLIGEDVSELVEFITAKLKVIETARPKTSCRVCEKIVQAPAPTRPIEKSSAGASLLAHILVSKFDDHLPLYRQNEILARHGIDIPRSTLSDWCGLAMKTLAPLSELLKAEVMLSDRLHTDDTPIDVLGRQFKAASGSGKASRQGRIWTYVRDDRPFAGEAPPIAAYWFSANRKADNPRCHLKEFSGILQADAYAGYKQLYDSGDIKEAACWAHWRRDFHDIFTATKSELARYALEQIGKLYDIERQISGKPPDLRHEVRQKHSKPIAQAFKAWCEAQLTRISGKSPLAKAIRYGLSRWHAFTLFLDEGRVAIDNNAAERAVRPIALGRKNFLFAGSMAGGETLADAMTLIETAKLNGLNPQDYLTDVLARINDHMINRLHEFLPWNWKPDAKSQRQAQIMAP; from the coding sequence ATGAACCAGTCTCTTAACTCCCTTCCTGATGATCCAGTTTTACTCAAGGCCATGGTGCTGGCGTTGCAGGGAAAGGTTGAGAGTTTACAAGCCAATGAGCAGGCCCATCTGGTTCTGATCACATGGTTCAAACAAGCTTTGGCCAAGTTGCGCAGGCAACGCTTTGGCGCATCTTCAGAAAAGATCGACCGCGAGATTGCCCAGCTTGAACTGGCGCTGGAAAACCTGGAGACTGCCCACCCATGCCAGGAGCCGGAAGATGAGCAGTTGCCCGTGCCGGAACTGGCCACCTCCACACTTGAAGAGCCCCCCAAACCGACCCGCGGCAAACCTCGGGTGCGTAGCGATGTGGAACGCGAGCGGGTCACTCTGCAGTCACCCAAAGCGTGCCCCGAGTGTGGCGGCGAGCTGCGGCTCATCGGGGAGGATGTGTCTGAGCTGGTGGAGTTCATCACCGCAAAGCTAAAGGTGATTGAAACGGCGCGGCCCAAGACGTCCTGCCGGGTGTGCGAGAAAATCGTGCAAGCTCCAGCACCAACCCGACCCATTGAAAAATCCAGTGCCGGAGCCAGCTTACTGGCGCATATTCTGGTCTCCAAGTTCGATGATCATTTGCCGCTATACCGTCAGAACGAAATCCTTGCCCGGCATGGCATTGATATTCCCCGCTCTACTCTGTCGGACTGGTGCGGGCTTGCCATGAAAACGCTGGCTCCGCTGAGCGAACTGCTTAAAGCTGAGGTGATGCTCTCAGATCGCTTGCATACCGATGACACACCCATTGATGTCCTGGGTCGCCAGTTCAAGGCGGCGAGCGGTTCCGGCAAAGCTTCGAGGCAGGGCCGGATCTGGACCTATGTGCGCGATGATCGCCCCTTCGCAGGAGAGGCCCCGCCTATTGCTGCCTATTGGTTCTCCGCAAATCGCAAGGCTGACAACCCGCGATGCCACCTCAAAGAGTTTTCCGGCATTCTGCAGGCCGATGCCTATGCCGGCTACAAGCAACTTTATGACAGCGGGGACATTAAAGAAGCCGCCTGCTGGGCGCATTGGCGCCGCGACTTCCATGATATCTTCACCGCCACCAAATCAGAACTGGCCAGATACGCACTGGAGCAGATCGGTAAGCTTTATGACATTGAACGTCAGATCAGCGGAAAACCACCAGACCTGCGGCATGAAGTGAGGCAGAAGCACAGTAAACCCATCGCTCAGGCCTTCAAGGCCTGGTGCGAGGCTCAGCTTACCCGCATCTCAGGCAAATCACCGCTGGCCAAAGCCATCCGTTATGGCCTCTCCCGTTGGCACGCCTTCACCTTGTTCCTCGACGAGGGCCGCGTCGCGATCGACAACAATGCGGCTGAGCGCGCAGTCAGACCTATTGCATTGGGCCGTAAAAACTTCTTATTTGCCGGATCAATGGCCGGCGGAGAAACTCTGGCGGACGCCATGACGTTGATTGAAACCGCCAAACTCAATGGTCTCAACCCGCAGGACTATCTCACAGATGTCCTTGCCCGCATCAACGATCACATGATCAACCGCCTCCACGAGTTCCTGCCATGGAACTGGAAGCCGGACGCAAAATCACAGCGTCAAGCCCAAATCATGGCGCCTTGA
- the tnpB gene encoding IS66 family insertion sequence element accessory protein TnpB — MWLTSLTLQKGRFPWPSPVDGSARLTSAQLAMLWEGMDWRRPSWGAPPARMG; from the coding sequence CTGTGGCTGACGTCTCTTACCCTACAAAAGGGTCGGTTCCCGTGGCCTTCACCAGTCGATGGCTCAGCCCGACTTACCTCAGCACAGCTGGCCATGCTGTGGGAAGGGATGGACTGGAGACGCCCCAGTTGGGGAGCTCCGCCCGCTCGAATGGGGTGA
- a CDS encoding IS5 family transposase — protein sequence MKIHFMPFKANADRRHKFAKAKYKVTNWSKYNESLRRRGDVTVWIEESAAKAWFAPENQRRGRPAKFSELAIETCLQIRVVFGLALRQTQGFVRSVFHLMELVLPVPDFSTLSRRADGLKLSKPKPRTNSEPVALVIDSTGVKIFGAGEWQETKHGTRIKRRTWRKIHLGLDLNTGEIVCSELTEDTVADPAVVPDLLDQVEGPVATFLGDGAYDGFTTRQEIAKRYDGVEIIIPPPKTAIPGPQAATAPTARDRDILAIQKNGRMSWQKQTGYGRRSRGETLMGRFKQVIGTTLRSRKLNNQRTEAKLGVAVLNTMTALGRAAFKKVSA from the coding sequence ATGAAGATTCACTTCATGCCGTTTAAAGCCAATGCTGATCGCCGACATAAGTTTGCCAAAGCCAAATACAAAGTGACGAACTGGTCGAAGTATAATGAAAGCTTGCGTCGTCGCGGCGATGTCACGGTTTGGATTGAAGAGAGCGCTGCCAAGGCTTGGTTTGCACCCGAGAACCAACGACGTGGACGGCCCGCCAAGTTTTCAGAGCTTGCCATTGAAACCTGTTTGCAGATCCGGGTCGTATTCGGTCTTGCTTTGAGGCAGACTCAAGGGTTTGTGAGGTCTGTGTTCCATTTGATGGAGTTGGTTTTACCGGTTCCTGACTTTTCAACCCTGTCGCGCCGCGCAGATGGCTTGAAACTTTCAAAACCCAAACCGCGAACGAACTCTGAGCCAGTAGCGCTGGTAATCGATAGTACAGGCGTTAAGATCTTTGGTGCCGGAGAATGGCAGGAAACCAAGCATGGAACCAGGATAAAGCGCAGAACTTGGCGCAAAATTCACCTTGGCCTTGATCTAAATACCGGCGAAATCGTATGTTCTGAACTGACTGAGGATACGGTTGCCGATCCAGCCGTTGTGCCGGATCTGTTGGATCAGGTTGAGGGTCCGGTGGCAACGTTTTTAGGGGATGGCGCTTATGATGGCTTCACGACACGACAGGAAATAGCAAAGCGCTATGACGGTGTTGAGATCATCATTCCACCTCCCAAAACAGCTATCCCCGGCCCACAGGCTGCCACCGCCCCCACTGCTCGCGACCGGGATATTCTTGCCATTCAAAAGAACGGCAGGATGTCTTGGCAAAAGCAAACCGGATATGGTCGAAGGTCTCGAGGCGAAACCTTGATGGGCCGCTTTAAGCAGGTGATCGGGACCACGCTCAGGTCACGAAAGCTGAACAATCAGAGGACAGAGGCAAAACTTGGCGTCGCCGTCCTCAACACAATGACCGCCCTCGGACGCGCTGCGTTCAAGAAGGTTTCTGCATGA
- the tnpB gene encoding IS66 family insertion sequence element accessory protein TnpB (TnpB, as the term is used for proteins encoded by IS66 family insertion elements, is considered an accessory protein, since TnpC, encoded by a neighboring gene, is a DDE family transposase.), with protein sequence MIGPGTGVRVYLACGVTDMRKGIAGLAALAETELRQRPANGAVFAFRGRRGDRIKLLYWDGQGFCLYYKVLGAPRTWFRPGRLCLEF encoded by the coding sequence ATGATCGGGCCGGGAACAGGTGTGCGGGTTTATCTTGCGTGCGGTGTGACGGATATGCGCAAGGGCATTGCGGGTCTGGCCGCTTTGGCGGAGACGGAATTACGCCAGCGCCCTGCAAATGGCGCCGTGTTTGCGTTTCGCGGCCGGCGCGGCGACCGGATCAAGTTGCTTTACTGGGATGGTCAGGGGTTTTGCCTTTATTACAAGGTGCTGGGTGCGCCTCGAACCTGGTTTCGACCGGGGCGCTTATGTTTGGAATTCTAG
- a CDS encoding transposase, with translation MLDESRPRRSWTRVEKAAITAQVGVDGATLFDVAQSHGVGRYLLKRWMAQYCDSNTSENTKAPLFVPVVVTDPEPSGPVVIEVGLGNGRSLRVSSDLSDAQVRRFIGLVEAT, from the coding sequence TTGTTGGATGAATCGAGGCCACGGCGGTCGTGGACACGGGTAGAAAAGGCGGCAATCACTGCGCAAGTTGGGGTTGATGGAGCAACGCTGTTTGATGTTGCGCAGAGCCATGGTGTCGGCCGGTACTTGCTGAAGCGATGGATGGCTCAGTACTGCGACAGCAACACAAGTGAAAACACGAAGGCTCCCCTTTTTGTGCCTGTTGTTGTTACTGATCCTGAGCCTTCAGGACCAGTAGTTATTGAGGTTGGGCTCGGGAACGGCCGGAGCCTGAGGGTTTCCAGTGACTTAAGTGATGCGCAGGTTCGCCGGTTTATTGGGCTGGTGGAAGCGACATGA
- a CDS encoding transposase produces the protein MLDESRPRRSWTRVEKAAITAQVGVDGATLFDVAQSHGVGRYLLKRWMAQYCESNTSENTKAPIFVPVVVTDPEPSGPTVIEVGLGNGRSLRVSSDLSDAQVRRFIGLVEAT, from the coding sequence TTGTTGGATGAATCGAGGCCACGGCGGTCGTGGACACGGGTAGAAAAGGCGGCAATCACTGCGCAAGTTGGGGTTGATGGAGCAACGCTGTTTGATGTTGCGCAGAGCCATGGTGTCGGCCGGTACTTGCTGAAGCGATGGATGGCTCAGTACTGCGAGAGCAACACAAGTGAAAACACGAAGGCTCCCATTTTTGTGCCTGTTGTTGTTACTGATCCTGAGCCTTCAGGACCCACCGTTATTGAGGTTGGGCTCGGGAACGGTCGCAGCCTGAGGGTTTCCAGTGACTTAAGTGATGCGCAGGTTCGCCGGTTTATTGGGCTGGTGGAAGCGACATGA
- the ltrA gene encoding group II intron reverse transcriptase/maturase, with protein MIISDMQHKLAKWAQDERTRRFDRLLRLIADRTWLTEAARVALASSGAKTPGVDGVDRDRFRQNEEELLATLGRSLLDGTYAPAPTRRVYIPKGNGKLRPLGIPTLTDRIVQRAMLMAMEPIWESDFSPYSYGFRPQRSVHHAIRAVLMQTTDGRNTKGRWVIEGDLASYFDTVHHRKLLSCVRKRIRDKRFIALLWRLLKAGHIDKGLFCAASKGVPQGGVLSPLLSNIMLNEFDRWMDEKFLGKAARNKRRGWNESVRKASPVAVRENRCRRPAVSYCRYADDFVVIVKGTKAQALAVREECRAFLEGDLALTLNMEKTHVTHVNDGFVFLGHRIIRKRGPRGVMRPVTTIPREKTRGFKYRMVKALCGDHNMAHSDMIKRLNRQLMGWANFYQFTDYTSKVFQHVDTVVFWKMAHWLGRKYRSRISRLMRKWFARPDGLKAKTWMVHSMTKEGVRVSSILYRLTNHQRGQFRWKTPRSNPYLREKNEAPFYETHYRGLVLAF; from the coding sequence TTGATAATCAGCGACATGCAACACAAGCTTGCGAAATGGGCGCAGGACGAGCGAACCAGAAGATTTGATCGCCTCTTACGCTTAATTGCTGATCGGACTTGGCTGACTGAGGCTGCCCGGGTTGCCTTGGCGTCGAGCGGCGCAAAGACCCCGGGCGTAGATGGCGTGGACCGAGATCGTTTCCGACAAAATGAGGAGGAACTCCTTGCGACGTTGGGGCGATCTCTGCTGGATGGGACCTATGCGCCCGCTCCAACACGACGCGTCTACATCCCGAAAGGGAACGGAAAGCTGAGACCGTTGGGAATACCGACACTGACGGATCGCATAGTACAGCGCGCCATGTTGATGGCGATGGAGCCGATTTGGGAAAGCGACTTCAGTCCTTACTCATATGGTTTCAGGCCACAGCGTAGCGTGCACCACGCGATCCGGGCCGTTTTGATGCAGACAACGGATGGCAGGAACACAAAGGGTCGCTGGGTGATCGAAGGTGACCTGGCAAGCTACTTTGATACTGTCCATCACCGCAAGCTGCTCTCGTGTGTGCGCAAGCGCATCCGGGACAAACGGTTTATCGCACTGCTCTGGAGGCTTTTGAAGGCAGGTCACATCGATAAAGGCCTCTTCTGCGCCGCCAGCAAGGGCGTTCCTCAAGGCGGGGTTCTTTCTCCGCTTCTGTCCAACATTATGCTCAATGAGTTTGATCGTTGGATGGATGAGAAATTCCTTGGAAAAGCAGCGCGCAACAAACGTCGTGGTTGGAATGAGAGCGTCAGAAAAGCCAGCCCTGTGGCGGTTCGTGAGAACCGCTGTCGCAGACCGGCAGTGTCCTATTGCCGTTATGCCGATGACTTTGTTGTCATCGTCAAAGGCACGAAGGCACAGGCGCTCGCGGTACGCGAGGAATGTCGAGCATTCCTGGAAGGCGATCTGGCATTGACGTTAAACATGGAGAAAACCCATGTCACTCATGTTAATGATGGGTTTGTCTTTCTCGGTCACCGGATCATTCGCAAACGCGGTCCCCGTGGCGTGATGCGACCAGTAACAACCATTCCCCGGGAGAAAACCAGGGGGTTCAAATACCGCATGGTTAAGGCTCTTTGCGGCGACCACAACATGGCCCATAGCGACATGATTAAGCGGCTAAACCGTCAACTCATGGGTTGGGCAAACTTCTATCAGTTCACCGATTACACATCCAAGGTCTTCCAGCACGTCGATACCGTCGTGTTCTGGAAAATGGCACATTGGCTGGGGCGCAAGTATCGCTCGCGCATCTCTCGTCTGATGCGAAAGTGGTTCGCGCGGCCGGATGGCTTAAAAGCCAAGACATGGATGGTGCACTCGATGACGAAAGAAGGAGTACGCGTTTCAAGCATCTTGTACCGGCTAACCAATCATCAGCGCGGGCAATTCCGCTGGAAGACACCACGTTCAAATCCTTATCTTCGGGAAAAGAACGAGGCTCCTTTCTACGAAACCCACTATCGTGGTCTCGTGCTGGCTTTCTAG
- a CDS encoding alpha/beta fold hydrolase produces the protein MGSSKRSGWFGLFIGLAILMGASSAHSSQYNIGPIIGPLGVLNMQMWRVPVKLEDDSRTITLDVTSFRPVGDGPFPLVIVNHGASQKAPANGPYDFRPDSAIRWFLEKGYAVAVLIRRGYGRSEGKRSTIKGCDPKKAKIAYDENAHDILSTISFFQRQDFVLSNRVVLVGFSAGGNSVLAAASKRPVGMEAVIAFAPGAKTVTPSKLICNKSIIGGLYRAYGSKNELPILWVYSQNDQFYSPRLARFFFESYSSENKSKQELVILPSDRKNGHNLFLREEGPEIWGASIEAFLEQ, from the coding sequence ATGGGGAGTAGTAAACGATCTGGATGGTTTGGGCTGTTTATCGGGCTAGCCATTTTAATGGGGGCATCTTCAGCGCATTCTAGCCAGTATAACATTGGGCCGATCATCGGACCGCTTGGCGTTCTAAATATGCAGATGTGGCGTGTTCCAGTTAAGCTTGAGGATGATAGTAGGACGATTACTCTAGATGTCACTTCTTTTCGGCCTGTTGGCGATGGGCCATTTCCGCTTGTGATTGTCAATCACGGTGCCTCCCAGAAGGCTCCGGCCAACGGACCATATGATTTTCGCCCCGATTCTGCTATTAGATGGTTTTTGGAAAAAGGGTATGCGGTTGCTGTTTTGATCCGAAGAGGATACGGTCGTTCAGAGGGTAAACGATCCACCATTAAAGGTTGCGATCCCAAAAAGGCGAAAATAGCATATGACGAGAACGCCCACGATATTCTAAGCACTATAAGCTTCTTCCAACGACAAGATTTCGTACTTAGTAATCGTGTTGTTTTGGTTGGTTTTTCAGCAGGTGGAAACAGCGTCCTCGCTGCCGCAAGCAAACGTCCAGTTGGCATGGAAGCTGTAATCGCATTCGCACCTGGTGCGAAAACTGTGACCCCTAGTAAGCTTATCTGTAATAAAAGCATTATTGGGGGATTATACAGAGCGTACGGCTCCAAAAACGAACTACCTATTCTTTGGGTGTATTCACAAAATGACCAGTTTTATAGTCCTAGATTAGCTCGTTTCTTTTTTGAATCATATTCATCGGAAAACAAATCTAAGCAGGAACTTGTTATTTTGCCGTCCGATAGAAAAAATGGTCATAATCTATTCCTTAGAGAGGAAGGGCCTGAGATTTGGGGGGCGTCCATTGAGGCATTTCTTGAGCAATAG
- the tnpB gene encoding IS66 family insertion sequence element accessory protein TnpB (TnpB, as the term is used for proteins encoded by IS66 family insertion elements, is considered an accessory protein, since TnpC, encoded by a neighboring gene, is a DDE family transposase.), with protein sequence MIGPGTGVRVYLACGVTDMRKGIAGLAALAETELRQRPANGAVFAFRGRRGDRIKLLYWDGQGFCLYYKVLGAPRTWFRPGRLCLEF encoded by the coding sequence ATGATCGGGCCGGGAACAGGTGTGCGGGTTTATCTTGCGTGCGGTGTGACGGATATGCGCAAGGGCATTGCGGGTCTGGCCGCTTTGGCGGAGACGGAATTACGCCAGCGCCCGGCAAATGGCGCCGTGTTTGCGTTTCGCGGCCGGCGCGGCGACCGGATCAAGTTGCTTTACTGGGATGGTCAGGGATTTTGCCTTTACTACAAGGTGCTGGGTGCGCCTCGAACCTGGTTTCGACCGGGGCGCTTATGTTTGGAATTCTAG
- the tnpB gene encoding transposase: protein MTSLTLQKGRFPWPSPVDGSARLTSAQLAMLWEGMDWRRPSWGAPPARMG, encoded by the coding sequence CTGACGTCTCTTACCCTACAAAAGGGCCGGTTCCCGTGGCCTTCACCAGTCGATGGCTCAGCCAGATTGACCTCAGCACAGCTGGCCATGCTGTGGGAAGGGATGGACTGGAGACGCCCAAGCTGGGGAGCTCCGCCCGCTCGAATGGGGTGA
- a CDS encoding integrase core domain-containing protein, which translates to MSNCATRPFWRTIKYEEVYLKAYASVPEARKAIGKFIAFYNQKRPHSSLD; encoded by the coding sequence ATTTCGAATTGTGCAACAAGGCCGTTCTGGCGCACAATCAAATATGAGGAGGTCTACCTCAAAGCTTACGCCAGTGTGCCAGAAGCTAGAAAGGCCATCGGTAAATTCATCGCCTTTTATAATCAGAAACGCCCACATTCATCGCTTGACTAG
- the ltrA gene encoding group II intron reverse transcriptase/maturase codes for MIISDMQHKLAKWAQDERTRRFDRLLRLIADRTWLTEAARVALASSGAKTPGVDGVDRDRFRQNEEELLATLGRSLLDGTYAPAPTRRVYIPKGNGKLRPLGIPTLTDRIVQRAMLMVMEPIWESDFSPYSYGFRPQRSVHHAIRAVLMQTTDGRNTKGRWVIEGDLASYFDTVHHRKLLSCVRKRIRDKRFIALLWRLLKAGHIDKGLFCAASKGVPQGGVLSPLLSNIMLNEFDRWMDEKFLGKAARNKRRGWNESVRKASPVAVRENRCRRPAVSYCRYADDFVVIVKGTKAQALAVREECRAFLEGDLALTLNMEKTHVTHVNDGFVFLGHRIIRKRGPRGVMRPVTTIPREKTSGFKHRLVKALSGDHNTPHTDMIKRLNRQLMGWANFYQFTDYTSKVFQHVDTVVFWKMAHWLGRKYRSRISRLMRKWFARPYGLKAKTWMVHSMTKEGVRVSSILYRLTNHQRGQFRWKTPRSNPYLREKNEAPFYETHYRGLVLAF; via the coding sequence TTGATAATCAGCGACATGCAACACAAGCTTGCGAAATGGGCGCAGGACGAGCGAACCAGAAGATTTGATCGCCTCTTACGCTTAATTGCCGATCGGACTTGGCTGACTGAGGCTGCCCGGGTTGCCTTGGCGTCGAGCGGCGCAAAGACCCCGGGCGTAGATGGCGTGGACCGAGATCGTTTCCGACAAAATGAGGAGGAACTCCTTGCGACGTTGGGGCGATCTCTGCTGGATGGGACCTATGCGCCCGCTCCAACACGACGCGTCTACATCCCGAAAGGGAACGGAAAGCTGAGACCGTTGGGAATACCGACACTGACGGATCGCATAGTACAGCGCGCCATGCTGATGGTGATGGAGCCGATTTGGGAAAGCGACTTCAGTCCTTACTCATATGGTTTCAGGCCACAGCGTAGCGTGCACCACGCGATCCGGGCCGTTTTGATGCAGACAACGGATGGCAGGAACACAAAGGGTCGCTGGGTGATCGAAGGTGATCTAGCAAGCTACTTTGATACTGTCCATCACCGCAAGCTGCTCTCGTGTGTGCGCAAGCGCATCCGGGACAAACGGTTTATCGCACTGCTCTGGAGGCTTTTGAAGGCAGGTCACATCGATAAAGGCCTCTTCTGCGCCGCCAGCAAGGGCGTTCCTCAAGGCGGGGTTCTTTCTCCGCTTCTGTCCAACATTATGCTCAATGAGTTTGATCGTTGGATGGATGAGAAATTCCTTGGAAAAGCAGCGCGCAACAAACGTCGTGGTTGGAATGAGAGCGTCAGAAAAGCCAGCCCTGTGGCGGTTCGTGAGAACCGCTGTCGCAGACCGGCAGTGTCCTATTGCCGTTATGCCGATGACTTTGTTGTCATCGTCAAAGGCACGAAGGCACAGGCGCTCGCGGTACGCGAGGAATGCCGAGCATTCCTGGAAGGCGATCTGGCATTGACGTTAAACATGGAGAAAACCCATGTCACTCATGTTAATGATGGGTTTGTCTTTCTCGGTCACCGGATCATTCGCAAACGCGGTCCCCGTGGCGTGATGCGGCCAGTAACGACCATTCCCCGAGAGAAAACCAGCGGTTTCAAACATCGACTGGTTAAGGCTCTTAGCGGCGACCACAATACGCCCCATACCGACATGATTAAGCGGCTAAACCGCCAACTCATGGGTTGGGCAAACTTCTATCAGTTCACCGATTACACATCCAAGGTCTTCCAGCACGTCGATACCGTCGTGTTCTGGAAAATGGCACATTGGCTGGGGCGCAAGTATCGCTCGCGCATCTCTCGTCTGATGCGAAAGTGGTTCGCGCGGCCGTATGGCTTAAAAGCCAAGACATGGATGGTGCACTCGATGACGAAAGAAGGAGTACGCGTTTCAAGCATCTTGTACCGGCTAACCAATCATCAGCGCGGGCAATTCCGCTGGAAGACACCACGTTCAAATCCTTATCTTCGGGAAAAGAACGAGGCTCCTTTCTACGAAACGCACTATCGTGGTCTCGTGCTGGCTTTCTAG